Proteins found in one Parasteatoda tepidariorum isolate YZ-2023 chromosome 7, CAS_Ptep_4.0, whole genome shotgun sequence genomic segment:
- the LOC107457344 gene encoding INO80 complex subunit C yields MGKKKRSSDSSLNSEVISSSSKDVSSSRSELDNIPENIHIFKNPKFVLAKAAGKKNRVWKSLRQIASAEKALSRAVTYSSIDSPVSLKPPKKYSDISGFEAKYTDPQTKMRFSNAAEFQIIRSLQPETVNNYLSLRKANLM; encoded by the coding sequence atgggAAAGAAGAAACGTTCTAGTGATAGTTCTTTGAACAGCGAAGTTATAAGTTCTTCCTCTAAAGACGTGTCTTCTAGCCGTTCTGAATTAGATAACATTCCTGAAAATatccacatttttaaaaatcctaagTTTGTTCTTGCCAAAGCTGCCGGAAAGAAAAATCGTGTCTGGAAATCCTTGCGCCAGATAGCTTCTGCAGAAAAAGCTCTTTCTCGAGCTGTTACTTATTCAAGCATTGATTCACCCGTTTCTCTAAAACCACCTAAAAAGTACTCTGATATTAGTGGATTCGAAGCTAAATACACTGATCCACAAACTAAAATGCGATTTTCTAATGCTgcagaatttcaaattattcggTCACTTCAGCCAGAAACTGTAAATAACTACCTATCTCTTCGTAAAGCAAACTTAATGTGA